A genomic segment from Parafrankia discariae encodes:
- the smpB gene encoding SsrA-binding protein SmpB produces the protein MPKETGRKLIAQNKRARHDYDILDTYEAGLVLMGTEVKALRAGRASLVDGFAQIADGEIWLHNVHIPEYTEGTWTNHAPRRRRKLLLHRAEIEKLIGKTREGGLTVVPLSLYFKDGRAKVEIALARGRKNYDKRHALAERDAAREMSRIMGRQAKGRV, from the coding sequence GTGCCGAAGGAGACCGGGCGCAAGCTGATCGCGCAGAACAAGCGCGCCCGCCACGACTACGACATCCTCGACACCTACGAGGCCGGGCTGGTCCTCATGGGCACCGAGGTCAAGGCGCTGCGCGCCGGCCGCGCGTCACTGGTGGACGGGTTCGCGCAGATCGCCGACGGTGAGATCTGGCTGCACAACGTGCACATCCCGGAGTACACCGAGGGCACATGGACGAACCACGCCCCGCGGCGGCGGCGCAAGCTGCTGCTGCACCGGGCCGAGATCGAGAAGCTGATCGGCAAGACCCGCGAGGGTGGTCTCACCGTCGTCCCCCTCTCGCTCTACTTCAAGGACGGCCGGGCGAAGGTCGAGATCGCGCTGGCCCGGGGGCGCAAGAACTACGACAAGCGGCACGCCCTCGCCGAGCGGGACGCGGCGCGCGAGATGAGCCGGATCATGGGCCGGCAGGCGAAGGGCCGTGTCTGA
- the ftsX gene encoding permease-like cell division protein FtsX: protein MRPGPLLAALATSLRRNLAMTCAVVVTVTICLALLGAGLLLRAQARTVDRFLLDQIEVVVDLQDGLTDTDRSALRAELAADPLVTKVTYESKKDVYERFRRDFRSSPDVVAGIGPDDLPASFRLTLVDPRDAGEIVYAYTGRDGVEAVRDQRALLGPLYRFLDAFTLGAFALAAAQAVASFALIYTMIRISAHARRKETAIMRLVGATNAAIRAPFVLESALAGLFGGLLAAGTLVLAKIYLVDGRFAHQTMFPLFGWDAVWTAVAVVLAAGVAAAAGMASVALRRHLRV from the coding sequence ATGCGGCCCGGCCCGCTCCTGGCGGCACTGGCCACCAGCCTGCGCCGCAACCTCGCGATGACCTGCGCGGTGGTCGTCACCGTCACGATCTGCCTGGCCCTGCTCGGCGCCGGCCTGCTGCTGCGCGCCCAGGCCCGCACCGTCGACCGGTTCCTGCTCGACCAGATCGAGGTCGTCGTGGACCTGCAGGACGGGCTCACCGACACCGACCGCTCCGCGCTGCGCGCCGAGCTCGCCGCCGACCCGCTGGTCACCAAGGTCACCTACGAGAGCAAGAAGGACGTCTACGAGCGGTTCCGCCGTGACTTCCGGAGCTCGCCGGACGTCGTGGCCGGTATCGGCCCCGACGACCTCCCGGCCTCCTTCCGGCTGACCCTGGTCGATCCGCGCGACGCCGGGGAGATCGTCTACGCGTACACTGGCCGGGACGGGGTCGAGGCCGTTCGGGATCAGCGTGCCCTGCTCGGGCCGCTCTACCGCTTCCTCGACGCGTTCACCCTGGGAGCCTTCGCCCTGGCGGCGGCGCAGGCCGTGGCCTCGTTCGCGCTGATCTACACAATGATCCGGATCTCCGCCCACGCGCGCCGGAAGGAGACCGCGATCATGCGGCTCGTCGGCGCGACCAACGCCGCGATCAGAGCGCCGTTCGTGCTGGAGAGCGCGCTGGCCGGCCTGTTCGGCGGGCTGCTCGCGGCGGGCACCCTGGTGCTGGCCAAGATATATCTGGTGGACGGACGATTCGCCCATCAGACAATGTTCCCTCTGTTCGGATGGGACGCGGTGTGGACGGCGGTCGCGGTGGTGCTCGCCGCCGGGGTGGCCGCCGCGGCGGGGATGGCCTCCGTCGCGCTGCGCCGGCACCTGCGGGTGTGA
- a CDS encoding AAA family ATPase, which yields MSERATGAAPDHDPGTGWSMVVPAGGVLVVAGIPGAGKSTLIQRLYHGGPAGGRVDDPLVLDSAQVRAVLARRLGCLPYALYRPVVHTVHYWRIAAWTAGPRRNLVIHECGTRTWARRTVAALARLRRRPAHLVFLETSPAAALAGQHARGRVVPHRSFRRHERSWARMRAALRDGSLAREGWTCVRGISREEAARLAEIRFE from the coding sequence ATGAGCGAGCGCGCCACCGGCGCGGCACCCGACCACGACCCGGGTACCGGGTGGTCGATGGTTGTTCCCGCCGGCGGTGTCCTGGTCGTCGCGGGCATCCCGGGCGCGGGCAAGAGCACGCTGATCCAGCGGCTGTACCACGGCGGGCCGGCGGGCGGCCGGGTGGACGACCCACTCGTGCTGGACTCCGCGCAGGTGCGGGCCGTGCTGGCCCGGCGGCTCGGGTGTCTCCCCTACGCGCTCTACCGGCCGGTCGTGCACACCGTCCACTACTGGCGGATCGCGGCCTGGACCGCCGGTCCGCGCCGCAACCTGGTGATCCACGAGTGCGGCACCCGGACCTGGGCCCGGCGCACGGTGGCCGCCCTTGCCCGGCTGCGCCGCCGTCCGGCCCACCTGGTCTTCCTGGAGACCTCACCGGCCGCGGCGCTGGCCGGGCAGCACGCGCGCGGACGGGTCGTCCCCCACCGGTCGTTCCGGCGGCACGAACGGTCGTGGGCCCGGATGCGCGCGGCCCTGCGGGACGGGTCGCTGGCCCGGGAGGGCTGGACCTGCGTGCGCGGGATCAGCCGCGAGGAGGCCGCCCGGCTGGCCGAGATCCGCTTCGAATGA
- a CDS encoding pilus assembly protein TadG-related protein, whose protein sequence is MAHTREPVDRDGGTILILTLGYLMLAAMLAVVVTDVSALYLARRSVASAADGAALAAAQRIDENAIYTATEDFEALPLSDIIDAVDEYEAQADPSGRTALDASLVDATTVRVEGSRVVELPVVGFLGVGPVTVRAGAQAQSLVRAPAEP, encoded by the coding sequence ATGGCGCACACGCGCGAACCGGTCGACCGCGACGGCGGGACGATCCTCATCCTGACCCTGGGCTATCTGATGCTGGCCGCGATGCTCGCCGTGGTCGTCACCGACGTGTCCGCCCTGTACCTGGCCCGTCGTTCCGTCGCGTCGGCCGCCGACGGCGCGGCCCTGGCCGCCGCGCAGCGGATCGACGAGAACGCGATCTACACCGCCACCGAGGATTTCGAGGCACTGCCGCTGTCGGACATCATCGACGCCGTCGACGAGTACGAGGCACAGGCGGACCCGTCCGGCCGGACCGCCCTGGACGCGTCCCTCGTCGACGCGACGACGGTCCGGGTCGAGGGCAGCCGGGTGGTCGAGCTGCCGGTGGTTGGCTTCCTCGGTGTCGGCCCGGTTACCGTGCGCGCGGGCGCTCAGGCCCAGTCGCTGGTCAGAGCGCCCGCCGAGCCCTGA
- a CDS encoding polysaccharide deacetylase family protein: protein MTGMSTTMAASPDGTWPTGSPGDGSQSAPCRAALPVLMYHSIGDSASADFRRWEVPTGVFAEQLGSLAEHGYTVTGLSDALANPRERQVAVTFDDGFEDFVTRALPVLAEFGAAATLYVPTAYVGQRARWLETYAERELALLDWPALAALADRGIEIGAHGHRHVELDVVPPAIARYDVTASMRTIADETGHRPDSFCYPFGYHSPGVRQIVESAGFGSACEVGYRIHRRSRSRFQVSRLIVGRSVGAADILRLVTEGHRDAALAARRRLRAGWRAYRSIRWRLGVETA, encoded by the coding sequence ATGACCGGGATGTCGACGACCATGGCGGCCTCGCCGGACGGAACGTGGCCCACGGGCTCCCCGGGTGACGGCTCGCAGTCGGCGCCGTGCCGGGCCGCACTCCCGGTGCTGATGTACCACAGCATCGGTGACTCGGCGAGCGCCGACTTCCGCAGGTGGGAGGTGCCCACGGGGGTCTTCGCCGAGCAGCTCGGCAGCCTGGCCGAGCATGGCTACACCGTCACCGGTCTGTCCGACGCGCTGGCGAACCCGCGGGAGCGTCAGGTCGCGGTGACCTTTGACGACGGCTTCGAGGATTTCGTCACCAGGGCGCTGCCCGTTCTCGCCGAATTCGGCGCGGCGGCGACCCTGTACGTGCCGACGGCCTACGTCGGCCAGCGGGCGCGCTGGCTGGAGACCTACGCCGAGCGTGAGCTGGCCCTGCTGGACTGGCCCGCGCTGGCCGCGCTGGCCGACCGGGGGATCGAGATCGGCGCCCACGGTCACCGGCACGTGGAACTCGACGTCGTTCCGCCCGCGATCGCGCGTTACGACGTCACGGCGAGCATGCGCACGATCGCCGACGAGACCGGTCACCGTCCGGACAGTTTCTGCTATCCGTTCGGTTACCACTCGCCCGGTGTCCGGCAGATCGTCGAAAGCGCCGGATTCGGCTCGGCGTGCGAGGTCGGATACCGAATCCACCGCCGCAGCCGTTCGCGTTTTCAGGTCAGTCGCCTGATCGTCGGCCGTTCGGTCGGCGCCGCCGACATTCTGCGGCTGGTGACGGAGGGGCATCGCGACGCGGCTCTCGCCGCGCGGCGCAGGCTTCGGGCGGGCTGGCGGGCCTACCGTTCGATCCGGTGGCGCCTGGGTGTGGAAACTGCGTGA
- the ftsE gene encoding cell division ATP-binding protein FtsE, whose product MIRLASVTKRYAAGSRPALSEVTLQIGAGEFVFLVGPSGSGKSTLLRLLLREERASAGLVEVAGRDVARIPDRRVPQLRRTVGCVFQDFRLLPDRTVAGNVAFALDVVGRPRHVVRTVVPEVLELVGLAGKEKRFPDELSGGEQQRVAIARAFVGRPRVLLADEPTGNLDPATGSEIMELLEDVNQAGTTVLMATHNAGLVDAMRRRVLELDAGRLVRDERRGGYGAAPVTIPDQRTEPVRPAGGAVG is encoded by the coding sequence ATGATCCGGTTGGCCTCCGTGACCAAGCGCTACGCCGCCGGGAGCCGGCCCGCCCTCTCGGAGGTCACCCTCCAGATCGGCGCGGGAGAGTTCGTGTTCCTGGTGGGTCCCTCCGGCTCCGGCAAGTCGACCCTGCTGCGGCTGCTGCTGCGCGAGGAACGGGCGAGCGCGGGCCTGGTCGAGGTCGCCGGGCGGGACGTCGCGCGCATCCCCGACCGCAGAGTCCCCCAGCTGCGGCGGACGGTCGGCTGCGTCTTCCAGGACTTCCGGCTCCTGCCGGACCGGACGGTCGCCGGGAACGTCGCGTTCGCGCTCGACGTCGTCGGCCGGCCCCGCCATGTGGTCCGAACCGTTGTCCCCGAGGTGCTCGAACTGGTCGGCCTCGCCGGCAAGGAGAAACGCTTCCCGGACGAGCTGTCCGGCGGCGAGCAGCAGCGGGTGGCCATCGCCCGCGCGTTCGTCGGCCGGCCGCGGGTCCTGCTCGCCGACGAGCCGACCGGCAACCTCGACCCGGCCACCGGCTCCGAGATCATGGAACTGCTGGAGGACGTCAACCAGGCCGGCACCACCGTGCTCATGGCCACGCACAACGCCGGCCTGGTGGACGCGATGCGCCGCCGGGTCCTGGAACTCGACGCCGGCAGGCTCGTCCGCGACGAGCGCCGCGGTGGCTATGGCGCGGCGCCGGTCACCATCCCCGACCAGCGGACCGAGCCGGTCCGCCCGGCGGGCGGGGCGGTGGGCTGA
- a CDS encoding glycosyltransferase family 2 protein, translating to MSGPPRTAVIVCCHLVERWDLLIRALDSLAAQEHRADQIVVVVDGDDELHDRIIARGGPETVLATGYRSGLSHARNVGLAAVDAEFVAFLDDDAVADPSWLARLRAALLADPDVLGAGGVARPDWAPPAAGSAPRWFPPELLWTVGCTHPTHPTGRIRNLFGGCALYHRRVFDTVGGFDDRLGRRHRGGAGCEETELCMRARAALPGGYFVLVPGALIRHRVHADRQRPRYLLRRCWDEGRSKATLRSIVPPMPRSATTGLAPELAFLTHAVPRGVAGGVSATLRGDGHGLVRAGMLIGGSLTTVVSFAAATARDALSSLAPSPGRPSSRPRPLPVRRPVAAEVGQDAH from the coding sequence GTGAGTGGGCCGCCCAGGACGGCGGTCATTGTCTGCTGCCATCTCGTCGAGCGATGGGACCTGCTGATCCGGGCGCTTGATTCGCTCGCGGCCCAGGAACACCGGGCCGATCAGATCGTGGTCGTCGTCGACGGCGATGACGAGCTGCACGACCGGATCATCGCGCGGGGCGGCCCGGAGACCGTGCTCGCCACCGGCTACCGGTCAGGCCTCTCCCACGCCCGCAACGTCGGCCTCGCCGCGGTCGACGCCGAGTTCGTGGCCTTCCTGGACGACGACGCGGTGGCCGACCCGAGCTGGCTGGCCCGGCTGCGCGCGGCGCTGCTGGCCGACCCCGACGTTCTCGGCGCGGGTGGTGTCGCCCGTCCCGACTGGGCCCCGCCGGCCGCGGGGAGCGCCCCGCGCTGGTTCCCACCCGAGCTGCTGTGGACGGTCGGCTGCACGCACCCGACGCATCCGACGGGCCGCATCCGCAACCTGTTCGGCGGCTGCGCGCTCTACCACCGCCGCGTGTTCGACACCGTCGGCGGTTTCGATGACCGGCTGGGCCGGCGGCACCGCGGCGGCGCCGGGTGCGAGGAGACCGAGCTGTGCATGCGCGCCCGGGCCGCGCTGCCCGGCGGGTACTTCGTGCTCGTCCCCGGCGCGCTCATCCGGCACCGGGTGCACGCCGACCGGCAGCGGCCGCGCTACCTGCTGCGCCGCTGCTGGGACGAGGGCCGGTCGAAGGCGACGCTGCGCTCGATCGTCCCGCCGATGCCGCGCAGCGCCACCACCGGACTGGCCCCCGAACTGGCCTTCCTCACCCACGCCGTTCCCCGCGGTGTGGCCGGCGGAGTGTCCGCCACCCTGCGGGGGGACGGGCACGGGCTGGTTCGCGCCGGGATGCTGATCGGTGGCTCGCTGACCACGGTGGTCAGCTTCGCGGCGGCCACGGCGCGTGACGCCCTGTCGTCGCTGGCACCGTCACCGGGGCGCCCGTCTTCGCGGCCCCGCCCGCTGCCCGTGCGGCGACCGGTCGCCGCCGAGGTCGGCCAGGACGCACACTGA
- the cobA gene encoding uroporphyrinogen-III C-methyltransferase has product MGVGAQAGWVALVGGGPGRGDLITLRGLRLLRRADVVVVDRLAPRELLDELRADVEIVDAGKAPHGHNLTQDEINALIVERASRGLGVVRLKGGDPFVFGRGGEEALACAAAGVPCEVVPGVTSAVAVPALAGIPVTHRGITQDVAIVSGHVDPSHPGSTADWDALATGPGTVVVLMGVAALSRISAELIKRGRSPRTPTAVIHAGGTAHERLVTGPLGEITRLALAADVSSPAVIVIGEVVALRDQLAVGRIPDAVDDGPAQAG; this is encoded by the coding sequence GTGGGCGTGGGTGCGCAGGCGGGATGGGTCGCGCTGGTCGGGGGCGGGCCGGGCCGGGGTGATCTGATCACGCTGCGCGGCCTGCGCCTGCTGCGGCGCGCGGACGTGGTCGTCGTCGACCGCCTCGCCCCCCGCGAGCTGCTGGACGAGCTGCGGGCGGACGTCGAGATCGTCGACGCGGGCAAGGCCCCGCACGGCCACAACCTCACCCAGGACGAGATCAACGCCCTCATCGTGGAACGGGCGTCGCGTGGCCTCGGCGTCGTCCGCCTCAAGGGCGGTGACCCGTTCGTGTTCGGCCGGGGCGGCGAGGAGGCGCTGGCCTGCGCCGCCGCCGGTGTGCCGTGCGAGGTGGTGCCCGGGGTGACCAGCGCGGTCGCCGTGCCGGCGCTGGCCGGGATCCCGGTCACCCACCGTGGCATCACCCAGGACGTGGCGATCGTCAGCGGTCACGTCGACCCGTCCCACCCCGGTTCGACGGCGGACTGGGACGCCCTCGCGACCGGCCCCGGCACCGTGGTCGTGCTCATGGGGGTCGCGGCGCTGTCCCGCATCAGCGCCGAACTGATCAAGCGCGGTCGGTCGCCGCGGACCCCGACCGCGGTGATCCACGCCGGTGGCACGGCCCACGAACGGCTGGTGACCGGCCCGCTGGGCGAGATCACCCGGCTGGCGCTGGCGGCGGACGTCTCCTCCCCGGCCGTGATCGTGATCGGTGAGGTCGTCGCCCTGCGCGACCAGCTGGCCGTGGGCCGCATCCCGGACGCCGTGGACGACGGTCCCGCCCAGGCGGGATGA
- the prfB gene encoding peptide chain release factor 2: MAVDLSEEIKNLDATLTGIETVLDIEGLRRRAQGLEQEAADPDLWSDQDRAQAVTRRLSAVKGDISRVEGLRRRLDDLIAALDLGDEDLLTEAAADLPALARDISTLEVRTLLSGEYDERDAIVQLSAGAGGVDAADWTAMLLRMYLRWAERHGYATEVFDTSEAEEAGLKSATFQVKCPYAYGTLRSEHGVHRLVRISPFDNQNRRQTSFAGVEVTPAVEVSDHVDIDEKELRIDIFRSSGPGGQGVNTTDSAVRITHLPSNIVVTCQNERSQLQNKAAAMMVLQAKLLERRRAEEAAEKQRLTGGPQDVSFGSQIRNYVLHPYQMVKDLRTEVETSNTSAVLDGDIDDFIDGEIRWRRATEKQG; this comes from the coding sequence ATGGCCGTCGACCTCTCCGAGGAGATCAAGAATCTCGACGCGACGCTGACGGGCATCGAGACCGTGCTCGACATCGAAGGACTGCGTCGCCGCGCTCAGGGACTGGAGCAGGAGGCGGCTGACCCGGACCTGTGGAGCGACCAGGATCGTGCCCAGGCGGTGACGAGGCGGCTGTCCGCCGTGAAGGGCGACATCAGCCGGGTGGAGGGCCTGCGGCGCAGGCTCGACGACCTCATCGCCGCCCTCGACCTCGGTGACGAGGATCTGCTCACCGAGGCGGCCGCCGACCTCCCCGCGCTGGCCCGGGACATCTCCACCCTCGAGGTGCGCACCCTGCTGTCCGGCGAGTACGACGAGCGGGACGCGATCGTCCAGCTCTCCGCCGGCGCCGGCGGGGTGGACGCCGCCGACTGGACCGCCATGCTGCTGCGGATGTATCTGCGCTGGGCCGAGCGGCACGGGTACGCCACCGAGGTCTTCGACACCTCCGAGGCGGAGGAGGCCGGCCTGAAGTCGGCCACCTTCCAGGTCAAGTGCCCCTACGCCTACGGGACGCTGCGCAGCGAGCACGGTGTGCACCGGCTGGTGCGCATCTCGCCGTTCGACAACCAGAACCGGCGCCAGACGTCGTTCGCCGGTGTCGAGGTGACTCCCGCCGTCGAGGTCTCCGACCACGTGGACATCGACGAGAAGGAGCTCCGGATCGACATCTTCCGGTCCTCCGGGCCGGGCGGCCAGGGCGTCAACACCACGGACTCCGCCGTGCGGATCACGCACCTGCCCAGCAACATCGTCGTCACCTGCCAGAACGAGCGCAGCCAGCTGCAGAACAAGGCCGCCGCGATGATGGTCCTGCAGGCCAAGCTGCTCGAGCGGCGCCGCGCCGAGGAGGCCGCGGAGAAGCAGCGCCTCACCGGTGGCCCGCAGGACGTCTCCTTCGGCTCACAGATCCGGAACTACGTGCTCCACCCGTACCAGATGGTCAAGGATCTGCGGACCGAGGTCGAGACGTCGAACACGAGCGCTGTTCTCGACGGGGATATCGACGACTTCATCGACGGTGAGATCAGGTGGCGCCGGGCCACCGAGAAGCAGGGCTGA